In a genomic window of [Empedobacter] haloabium:
- a CDS encoding prolyl oligopeptidase family serine peptidase, translated as MAFRRASLVLSLLAAFGGQALALPCAPGATPMAYPATQKVDQRDDYHGTTVADPYRWLEDANSAETKAWVTQQNKLTQDFLAQIPERAAIRARLTQLWNFERFSVPFKEGGRYFYSRNDGLQNQSVLYTMKTLKDEPRLLLDPNKLAADGTVALAGLAVSPDGKYLAYSTAASGSDWNEIKVRHIDSGKDTTDHIKWVKFSSTAWAHDGSGFYYSRYDEPTEATKLAGVNYFQKLYFHKLGTSQDKDVLVYDRPDQKEWGFAAEVTDDGRWLVISSSQGTDPKNRVFVKDLSKKGSKVVGLLEAFDASYSFIDNIGSVFYFVTDKDAPKSRIVAIDVNQPDPGQWREIVAEGEATLKGANIVNNQLVTEYLTDARSAVKVFDLQGKALHDVTLPGIGSAGGFNGKRTDTETFYAYTSFTTPTTIYRYDLKTGTSSVYRQPKVDFDPSAYETRQQFFTSKDGTRVPMFIVAKKGIKLDGSNPTYLYGYGGFNASMTPAFSVANLAWVEMGGVYVMANLRGGGEYGEAWHQAGTKLRKQNVFDDFIAAAEWLIANKVTSPEKLSIGGGSNGGLLVGAAMTQRPDLYAAALPAVGVMDMLRFHKFTIGWAWTSDYGSSDNPEEFKALVKYSPLHNLKPGTCYPATMVTTADHDDRVVPAHSFKFAATAQAAQAGPAPILIRIDTKAGHGAGKPTSKQIEEVADKWGFLARTLKMTPALPAATAQAPAAPAAGGAQ; from the coding sequence ATGGCATTCCGACGCGCTTCCCTCGTACTCTCGCTGCTGGCCGCTTTCGGCGGCCAGGCCCTGGCGCTGCCGTGCGCCCCCGGCGCCACCCCGATGGCCTATCCGGCCACGCAGAAAGTCGACCAGCGCGACGACTATCATGGCACCACGGTCGCCGATCCGTACCGCTGGCTGGAAGACGCCAACAGCGCCGAGACCAAGGCCTGGGTGACGCAGCAGAACAAGCTGACTCAGGACTTCCTGGCGCAGATCCCGGAGCGTGCCGCCATCCGCGCGCGGCTGACGCAGCTATGGAATTTTGAACGTTTTTCGGTGCCGTTCAAGGAAGGCGGCCGCTACTTCTACAGCCGCAACGACGGCCTGCAGAACCAGTCGGTGCTGTACACGATGAAGACGCTGAAGGACGAGCCGCGCCTGCTGCTGGACCCGAACAAGCTGGCCGCCGACGGCACCGTGGCGCTGGCCGGCCTGGCCGTCAGCCCGGACGGCAAGTACCTGGCCTACAGCACGGCGGCATCGGGTTCGGACTGGAACGAGATCAAGGTGCGCCACATCGACAGCGGCAAGGACACGACGGACCACATCAAGTGGGTCAAGTTCTCCAGCACGGCGTGGGCCCATGACGGCTCCGGCTTCTACTACAGCCGCTACGACGAGCCCACGGAAGCGACCAAGCTGGCCGGCGTGAACTACTTCCAGAAGCTGTACTTCCACAAGCTGGGCACCAGCCAGGACAAGGATGTGCTGGTGTACGACCGCCCCGACCAGAAGGAATGGGGCTTCGCCGCCGAGGTGACGGACGACGGCCGCTGGCTCGTGATCAGCTCGTCGCAGGGCACCGATCCGAAGAACCGCGTGTTCGTCAAGGACCTGTCGAAGAAGGGCAGCAAGGTGGTCGGCCTGCTCGAAGCGTTCGATGCCTCGTACAGCTTCATCGACAATATCGGCTCGGTGTTCTACTTCGTCACCGACAAGGACGCGCCGAAGTCGCGCATCGTCGCCATCGACGTCAACCAGCCGGACCCGGGCCAGTGGCGCGAGATCGTGGCCGAGGGCGAGGCCACGCTGAAGGGCGCCAACATCGTCAACAACCAGCTGGTAACGGAATACCTGACCGATGCGCGCAGCGCCGTCAAGGTGTTCGACCTGCAGGGCAAGGCGCTGCACGACGTGACGCTGCCGGGCATCGGCTCGGCCGGCGGCTTCAACGGCAAACGGACCGACACCGAGACGTTCTATGCGTACACCAGCTTCACGACGCCGACCACGATCTACCGCTACGACCTGAAGACGGGCACCAGCAGCGTGTACCGCCAGCCGAAGGTGGACTTCGACCCGAGTGCCTACGAGACGCGCCAGCAATTCTTCACCAGCAAGGATGGCACCAGGGTGCCGATGTTCATCGTCGCGAAGAAGGGCATCAAGCTGGACGGCAGCAACCCGACCTACCTGTACGGCTACGGCGGCTTCAACGCTTCCATGACGCCAGCGTTCTCGGTGGCCAACCTGGCCTGGGTCGAGATGGGCGGCGTCTACGTGATGGCCAACCTGCGCGGCGGCGGCGAATACGGCGAAGCCTGGCACCAGGCCGGTACCAAGCTGCGCAAGCAGAACGTGTTCGACGACTTCATCGCCGCGGCCGAATGGCTGATCGCCAACAAGGTGACGTCGCCGGAAAAACTGTCGATTGGCGGCGGCAGCAACGGCGGCCTGCTGGTGGGCGCGGCGATGACGCAGCGGCCCGACCTGTACGCGGCCGCGCTGCCGGCGGTGGGCGTGATGGACATGCTGCGTTTCCACAAGTTCACGATCGGCTGGGCCTGGACGTCGGACTACGGTTCGTCCGACAACCCGGAAGAGTTCAAGGCGCTGGTCAAGTACTCGCCGCTGCACAACCTGAAGCCGGGCACCTGCTATCCGGCCACGATGGTGACGACGGCGGACCATGACGACCGGGTCGTGCCGGCCCACAGCTTCAAGTTCGCCGCCACCGCCCAGGCCGCCCAGGCAGGCCCGGCGCCGATCCTGATCCGCATCGACACCAAGGCGGGCCATGGCGCCGGCAAGCCGACCTCGAAGCAGATCGAGGAAGTGGCCGACAAGTGGGGCTTCCTGGCGCGCACGCTGAAGATGACGCCGGCGCTGCCGGCCGCCACCGCCCAGGCGCCGGCCGCTCCGGCGGCGGGCGGCGCGCAGTAA
- a CDS encoding DUF4214 domain-containing protein — MSINTGNNSLDSLVYGGWYGLIGQPVQLTYSFLTRAPANASTEDRTGFVAMSATQQAAVRDALSKWASVANITFTETVRNTGNLQFGTNDQGDASSAYAYLPEAGVSSLTMYTNNQDAYNAVFTPGSYGPSVLIHEIGHMLGLKHPGNYDSTGTTVDGPFLPSATDNGDYTQMSYNEPTSWAVNRHYATTAMLYDIQAIQYLYGANMAWHAGADVYTFTSSVAPQCIWDAGGDNTFDFSACTGATVINLNAGAFSETAPGLKNVSIAYGVTVKTAIAGAGGATVFANSLGNSLNGGSGNDVFHQGAGSDRIAGGSGSDTVVFSSTFAHYAVSRGSDAVTVTGDGTDVLTGVEVLRFADRTINVGDLAVQAMQMGTAGNDRLAADAIGGTIDGDAGIDTVVFGGASTAYTLTRTAGGFDVVASGGVKQSLVDVERLEFSDHSLALDSNGVPGQIYRLYEAALDRAPESAGMGFWMAHEAAGMSISSIARQFIDSKEFGERFGVNLDNAHYVTQLYQNVLGRDPDAAGFAFHVGNLDSGWLTREQVLLGFSESQEFVAAVGATMPVGIMFDPWFG; from the coding sequence ATGAGCATCAACACCGGCAACAATTCCCTCGATTCCCTGGTCTACGGCGGCTGGTACGGCCTGATCGGCCAACCCGTCCAACTGACCTACAGCTTCCTGACGCGCGCGCCGGCCAATGCCAGTACCGAAGACCGGACCGGCTTTGTGGCGATGAGCGCCACCCAGCAGGCCGCCGTGCGCGATGCGCTGTCCAAGTGGGCCAGCGTCGCCAACATCACGTTTACGGAAACGGTGCGCAATACCGGCAACCTGCAGTTCGGCACCAACGACCAGGGCGACGCGAGCAGCGCCTATGCCTACCTGCCCGAGGCAGGCGTGTCGAGCCTGACGATGTACACGAATAACCAGGATGCCTACAACGCCGTGTTCACGCCGGGCAGCTACGGCCCGTCCGTCCTGATCCATGAAATCGGCCACATGCTGGGCCTGAAGCATCCCGGCAATTACGATTCGACCGGCACCACGGTCGACGGCCCCTTCCTGCCATCCGCGACCGACAACGGCGACTACACGCAGATGTCCTACAACGAACCGACCAGCTGGGCGGTCAACCGCCATTACGCGACGACGGCAATGCTGTACGACATCCAGGCCATCCAGTACCTGTACGGTGCCAACATGGCCTGGCACGCGGGCGCCGATGTGTACACCTTTACCAGTTCGGTGGCGCCGCAGTGCATCTGGGATGCGGGCGGCGACAACACCTTCGACTTTTCGGCCTGCACGGGCGCCACGGTCATCAACCTGAACGCCGGCGCGTTCAGCGAGACGGCGCCGGGCTTGAAGAATGTCTCGATCGCCTATGGCGTGACGGTCAAGACCGCCATCGCCGGCGCGGGCGGCGCGACGGTCTTTGCCAACAGCCTGGGCAACTCGCTCAATGGCGGCAGCGGCAACGACGTGTTCCACCAAGGCGCCGGCAGCGACCGCATCGCGGGCGGTTCAGGCAGCGACACGGTCGTGTTTTCCAGTACCTTCGCGCACTACGCGGTCAGCCGCGGCAGCGACGCCGTGACCGTCACCGGCGACGGCACCGACGTGCTGACCGGCGTCGAGGTGTTGCGCTTTGCCGACCGCACGATCAATGTCGGCGATCTTGCCGTTCAGGCCATGCAGATGGGCACGGCCGGAAACGACCGGCTGGCCGCCGATGCTATCGGGGGCACCATCGACGGCGACGCCGGCATCGATACGGTTGTGTTCGGCGGTGCCAGCACGGCCTACACACTGACGCGCACGGCCGGCGGCTTCGATGTCGTCGCCAGCGGCGGCGTGAAGCAGAGCCTGGTGGACGTGGAACGGCTTGAGTTTTCCGACCACAGCCTGGCGCTCGACAGCAACGGCGTGCCAGGGCAGATCTACCGCCTTTACGAGGCGGCGCTGGACCGGGCGCCGGAAAGCGCCGGCATGGGCTTCTGGATGGCGCACGAGGCAGCCGGCATGTCGATCTCGTCGATCGCACGGCAGTTCATCGACAGCAAGGAGTTCGGCGAGCGCTTCGGTGTCAACCTCGACAACGCCCACTACGTGACGCAGCTGTATCAGAATGTGCTGGGGCGCGATCCGGATGCCGCCGGGTTCGCTTTCCACGTTGGCAACCTGGACAGCGGATGGTTGACACGTGAGCAAGTGTTGCTGGGTTTCTCGGAGTCGCAGGAATTCGTCGCCGCGGTCGGCGCGACGATGCCAGTCGGCATAATGTTCGATCCCTGGTTCGGCTGA
- a CDS encoding sensor domain-containing diguanylate cyclase yields MHNVQPLPVPAQAPRRYAFDVLELLVIPAFVLDAQGRVSMWNRACEHLTGVLAHEVLGTRDAWRSFYQHARPTLADLVLQRRTGEVAALYDDHQRPGGGDANLSAQSWCDMPRSGRRRYLAADVSPILDGDGAVVAVVETLRDMTAEKQAQIALEQLATKDGLTGLANRRCFDDTLHAEWQRALRQGQPLSLLMVDVDNFKQYNDAYGHVGGDACLQRIAGAVASEMRTNDLVARYGGEEFAVILPNQSLKGAAIVAERIRCRVERLQLPNLGVGKQYVTVSIGAATALAAPDTDPAHLVATADAALYRAKHMGRNRISLTLEEVVAAR; encoded by the coding sequence ATGCATAACGTCCAGCCGCTGCCCGTGCCCGCGCAGGCACCCCGGCGCTACGCCTTCGACGTGCTGGAACTGCTCGTCATTCCCGCTTTTGTCCTGGACGCGCAAGGCCGCGTCAGCATGTGGAACCGGGCCTGCGAACACCTGACGGGGGTGCTCGCGCACGAGGTGCTGGGCACCCGCGACGCCTGGCGCAGCTTCTACCAGCATGCCCGCCCCACGCTGGCCGACCTGGTGTTGCAGCGCCGCACTGGCGAGGTGGCGGCGCTGTACGACGACCACCAGCGCCCTGGCGGCGGCGACGCCAACCTGTCGGCCCAGAGCTGGTGCGACATGCCGCGTTCCGGGCGGCGTCGCTACCTGGCGGCGGACGTCAGCCCGATCCTGGACGGCGATGGCGCTGTCGTCGCCGTGGTGGAGACGCTGCGTGACATGACGGCCGAGAAACAGGCCCAGATCGCCCTGGAACAGCTGGCCACCAAGGATGGCCTGACGGGCCTGGCCAACCGCCGCTGCTTCGACGATACGCTGCACGCGGAATGGCAGCGCGCCCTGCGCCAGGGCCAGCCGCTGTCGTTGCTGATGGTGGACGTGGATAATTTCAAGCAGTACAACGACGCCTACGGCCACGTCGGTGGCGATGCCTGCCTGCAGCGCATCGCCGGCGCCGTGGCCAGCGAAATGCGCACCAACGACCTGGTGGCGCGCTACGGCGGCGAGGAATTCGCCGTGATCCTCCCGAACCAGTCGCTGAAGGGAGCGGCCATCGTGGCCGAACGGATCCGTTGCCGCGTCGAGCGGCTGCAACTGCCGAACCTGGGCGTGGGCAAGCAGTACGTCACCGTCAGCATCGGCGCGGCGACGGCGCTGGCGGCGCCCGACACGGACCCCGCCCACCTGGTCGCCACGGCGGACGCGGCACTGTATCGCGCCAAGCACATGGGCCGCAACCGCATCAGCCTGACGCTGGAAGAAGTGGTCGCGGCCCGCTGA
- a CDS encoding sensor histidine kinase: MNLGMHEGPLCSRCHGTALAGLAAAAPCAAATPGGGTTQPLAVAAVALTVACAAVAFTALALLVCWLRGRTLARRCTRLALELGREQARRAQAERAWRDSQAHLRRLAIARAGAREAERRRIGRDIHDDLGQHLLALHLDIGSLHNSPRLPAWLREQTGLIERHVRLTIHALRNVINDLRPAALEQGLRLAVRRQVDEFARLSGLRCQLDVAGLEGAVAGPGGSAPFAAAEATLFRLLQEVLSNVLRHAAASTVHVTLRREREQLLLAVRDDGVGLAPGCETRGTGLSGMMDRAAAAGGKLTLESRPGGGTTVSIVLPAGGAAHARRQPGAAESPQAVYCE; this comes from the coding sequence ATGAATCTCGGCATGCATGAGGGACCGTTATGTTCGCGCTGCCACGGCACGGCGCTGGCTGGGCTCGCCGCGGCGGCACCCTGCGCGGCCGCCACCCCGGGTGGTGGCACCACCCAGCCCCTGGCCGTGGCCGCGGTGGCGTTGACGGTCGCCTGCGCCGCGGTCGCGTTCACCGCGCTGGCACTGCTGGTATGCTGGCTGCGCGGCCGTACGCTGGCACGGCGCTGTACGCGTCTGGCCCTGGAACTGGGGCGCGAACAGGCGCGCCGGGCGCAAGCCGAGCGTGCCTGGCGCGACAGCCAGGCCCACCTGCGCCGCCTGGCCATCGCCCGCGCCGGAGCGCGCGAGGCCGAGCGCCGCCGCATCGGCCGCGACATCCATGACGACCTGGGCCAGCACCTGCTGGCCCTGCACCTGGACATCGGCAGCCTGCACAACAGCCCGCGCCTGCCCGCCTGGCTGCGCGAACAGACCGGTCTGATCGAACGGCACGTGCGGCTCACCATCCACGCGCTGCGCAACGTCATCAACGACCTGCGCCCCGCCGCGCTGGAGCAGGGCCTGCGCCTGGCCGTGCGGCGCCAGGTGGACGAGTTCGCGCGACTTTCCGGGCTGCGCTGCCAGCTCGACGTCGCCGGGCTGGAGGGCGCCGTCGCCGGGCCGGGCGGCAGTGCGCCGTTTGCCGCCGCGGAAGCGACCCTGTTTCGCCTGCTGCAGGAGGTGCTGTCGAACGTGCTGCGCCATGCGGCGGCCAGCACCGTCCACGTCACGCTGCGGCGCGAGCGCGAGCAACTGCTGCTGGCCGTGCGCGACGATGGCGTCGGGCTGGCACCCGGCTGCGAAACGCGCGGCACCGGCCTGTCCGGCATGATGGACCGGGCCGCCGCCGCAGGCGGCAAGCTGACCCTGGAAAGCCGGCCCGGCGGCGGCACCACCGTATCGATCGTCCTGCCTGCCGGCGGGGCCGCGCACGCTCGCCGCCAGCCTGGCGCCGCTGAGTCACCGCAAGCCGTGTATTGCGAGTAA
- the queE gene encoding 7-carboxy-7-deazaguanine synthase: MTYSIKEIFYTLQGEGAHAGRPAVFCRFAGCNLWTGRESDRAGAICQFCDTDFVGTDGERGGKFATPGELAAVIDSLWPASHAASKYVVFTGGEPLLQLDGPLIDAMHAAGFTIAIETNGTIAVPPGVDWICVSPKVGSKLVVAKGNELKVVIPQKDQHLADYEHLEFDNFFVQPMDGPLAAFNTTLAIDTCKANPKWKLSLQTHKLLNIP, translated from the coding sequence GTGACTTACAGTATCAAAGAGATTTTCTACACGCTGCAGGGGGAGGGCGCCCATGCCGGCCGTCCCGCCGTGTTCTGCCGGTTTGCCGGCTGCAATCTGTGGACGGGGCGCGAAAGCGACCGTGCCGGCGCCATCTGCCAATTCTGCGACACCGATTTCGTCGGCACGGACGGCGAGCGCGGTGGTAAATTCGCCACGCCGGGCGAGCTGGCTGCCGTCATCGACAGCCTGTGGCCGGCGTCGCATGCCGCCAGCAAGTATGTCGTCTTCACGGGCGGCGAGCCACTGCTGCAGCTGGACGGCCCCCTGATCGACGCCATGCACGCGGCCGGCTTCACGATCGCCATCGAAACCAACGGCACCATCGCGGTGCCGCCCGGCGTCGACTGGATCTGCGTCAGCCCGAAGGTCGGCTCAAAACTGGTCGTCGCCAAGGGTAACGAACTGAAAGTCGTCATTCCGCAGAAGGACCAGCACCTGGCCGACTACGAGCACCTGGAGTTCGACAACTTCTTCGTCCAGCCCATGGACGGGCCGCTGGCCGCGTTCAACACCACGCTGGCGATCGACACCTGCAAGGCCAATCCGAAATGGAAGCTGAGCCTGCAAACCCATAAACTCCTGAACATCCCCTGA
- the queD gene encoding 6-carboxytetrahydropterin synthase QueD, with amino-acid sequence MLTITRKLEFDAGHRIPDHKSQCRNLHGHRYTLEITLTGQVITAEGNSDNGMIMDFSDVKAIAKEHLVDVWDHAFLVYDKDTAVKEFLASLPNHKTVVIDRIPTVENLAAVAFGILKAAFKDRYGTGLHLHKLVLHETPNCWAEIVEG; translated from the coding sequence ATGCTGACCATTACCCGCAAGCTGGAATTCGACGCCGGCCACCGCATCCCCGACCACAAGAGCCAGTGCCGCAACCTGCACGGCCACCGCTATACGCTGGAAATCACGCTGACCGGCCAGGTCATCACGGCCGAAGGCAATTCCGACAACGGCATGATCATGGACTTCTCCGACGTCAAGGCGATCGCGAAGGAGCACCTGGTCGACGTGTGGGACCACGCCTTCCTGGTGTACGACAAGGACACGGCCGTCAAGGAATTCCTGGCCTCCCTGCCGAACCACAAGACGGTCGTGATCGACCGCATTCCGACCGTGGAAAACCTGGCCGCCGTCGCCTTCGGCATCCTGAAGGCCGCGTTCAAGGACCGCTACGGCACCGGCCTGCACCTGCACAAGCTGGTGCTGCACGAGACGCCGAACTGCTGGGCGGAAATCGTTGAAGGCTGA
- the tadA gene encoding tRNA adenosine(34) deaminase TadA: MKTDELLAAPAATPEEAFMRAALAEAQKAWDLGEVPVGAVVVKDGVVIATGFNQPIAGHDPTAHAEIVALRAAAQALGNYRLPGCELYVTLEPCVMCSGAMMHARLARVVYGAGDPKTGAAGSVVNLYESAQLNHHTRAVGGVLAAECGDLLRSFFAARRAAARAARTGSVIAQS; this comes from the coding sequence TTGAAGACCGACGAGCTGCTCGCGGCGCCCGCGGCCACGCCCGAGGAGGCGTTCATGCGCGCAGCCCTGGCCGAGGCGCAGAAGGCCTGGGACCTGGGCGAGGTGCCGGTCGGTGCCGTCGTCGTCAAGGACGGCGTCGTCATCGCCACCGGCTTCAACCAGCCCATCGCGGGCCACGATCCGACGGCGCATGCCGAGATCGTGGCGCTGCGCGCGGCCGCCCAGGCACTCGGCAACTACCGCCTGCCGGGCTGCGAGCTGTATGTCACCCTGGAGCCCTGTGTGATGTGCTCCGGCGCGATGATGCACGCGCGGCTGGCGCGCGTGGTGTATGGCGCCGGCGATCCGAAAACCGGCGCGGCCGGTTCGGTCGTCAACCTGTACGAATCGGCCCAGCTGAACCACCACACGCGGGCCGTCGGCGGCGTGCTGGCGGCCGAATGCGGCGACCTGCTGAGGTCATTCTTCGCGGCCCGCCGCGCCGCCGCCCGGGCGGCCCGCACCGGTAGCGTCATCGCCCAGTCTTGA
- the ldcA gene encoding muramoyltetrapeptide carboxypeptidase has product MSKETIGIAIAAPGGYALDDALLARGIARLEQQGCVVHNYYDGARKHQRFAGTDDDRLAQLHAAARDPDVQVVVALRGQYGMSRILPRIDFPLMAASGKLFVGYSDFTAFNCGLLAATGAKSFAGPMMCDDFIRDEPVDYTLRQFWDCLRGPTHQVRGEAAGNPAVDVTGTLWGGNLAMLAHLVGTPYLPRVDGGILFLEDINEHPYRVERMILQLLYAGALDGQRALVLGDFSGYRLAPTDNGYDFDTMLAYLRATLPMPVLTGLPFGHVRHRCTLPFGGTARLVSDSTGFDLTVSDYPTL; this is encoded by the coding sequence TTGAGCAAAGAGACTATCGGCATCGCCATTGCCGCGCCGGGCGGCTACGCGCTCGACGACGCGCTGCTGGCGCGCGGCATCGCCCGCCTGGAGCAGCAGGGCTGCGTGGTGCACAACTACTATGACGGCGCACGCAAGCACCAGCGCTTCGCCGGCACCGACGACGACCGCCTGGCCCAGCTGCACGCGGCCGCGCGCGACCCGGACGTGCAGGTGGTGGTCGCGCTGCGCGGCCAGTACGGCATGTCACGCATCCTGCCGCGCATCGATTTTCCCTTGATGGCCGCCAGCGGCAAGCTGTTCGTCGGCTACAGCGACTTCACCGCCTTCAACTGCGGCCTGCTGGCCGCCACCGGCGCGAAGAGCTTCGCCGGTCCGATGATGTGCGACGACTTCATCCGCGACGAACCCGTCGACTACACCCTGCGCCAGTTCTGGGACTGCCTGCGCGGCCCCACGCACCAGGTGCGCGGCGAGGCGGCCGGCAATCCGGCGGTGGACGTCACCGGCACGCTGTGGGGCGGCAACCTGGCCATGCTGGCGCACCTGGTCGGCACGCCGTACCTGCCGCGGGTCGACGGCGGCATTCTCTTTTTGGAAGACATCAACGAGCACCCGTACCGCGTCGAGCGCATGATCCTGCAACTACTGTATGCGGGCGCGCTGGACGGCCAGCGCGCGCTGGTGCTGGGCGACTTCTCCGGCTACCGCCTGGCGCCCACCGACAACGGCTACGACTTCGACACGATGCTGGCCTACCTGCGCGCCACCCTGCCGATGCCGGTGCTGACCGGGCTGCCGTTCGGGCACGTGCGGCACCGCTGCACCTTGCCGTTTGGCGGGACGGCGCGGCTGGTGTCGGATTCCACCGGCTTCGATCTCACCGTGTCTGACTACCCGACACTTTGA
- a CDS encoding ABC-F family ATPase yields MLSTANITMQFGAKPLFENISVKFGDGNRYGLIGANGCGKSTFMKILGGDLEPSAGNVSLDVNERLGKLRQDQFAYEEMRVLDVVMMGHTEMWAAMQERDAIYANPEATDDDYMKAAELEGKVAEYDGYTAEARAGELLLGAGVSIDLHQGPMSAVAPGWKLRVLLAQALFSNPDILLLDEPTNNLDIHTIRWLEDVLNQRDSTMIIISHDRHFLNQVCTHVADMDYGTLKIYPGNYDDYMLASTQARNQQLANNAKAKEKVAELQDFVRRFSANKSKARQATSRAKMIEKIKVEDIKPSSRAYPFVRFEGEKKLHRLAVEVDSISKTYDKTLFKNFSMLVEAGERIAIIGANGAGKTTMLRCIAGEIAKLQPDTGFVKWAENANVGYMPQDPTEEFATDATLTDWMGMWTKEGDDDQAVRSILGRLLFGGDEVKKSVRVLSGGEKGRMMYGKLMLGRHNVLLLDEPTNHMDMESIESLNIALDKYAGTLIFVSHDREFVSSLANRIIEIKENEVVDFRGNYEEYLTSQGID; encoded by the coding sequence GTGCTATCCACCGCTAACATCACCATGCAATTCGGCGCCAAGCCGCTGTTCGAGAATATCTCCGTCAAGTTCGGCGACGGCAACCGTTATGGCCTGATCGGCGCCAACGGCTGCGGCAAGTCGACGTTCATGAAAATCCTCGGCGGCGACCTGGAACCCTCGGCCGGCAATGTCTCGCTGGACGTGAACGAACGCCTGGGCAAGCTGCGCCAGGACCAGTTCGCATATGAAGAGATGCGCGTGCTGGACGTGGTCATGATGGGCCACACCGAGATGTGGGCGGCGATGCAGGAACGCGACGCGATCTACGCCAATCCGGAAGCCACCGACGACGACTACATGAAGGCGGCCGAGCTGGAAGGCAAGGTGGCCGAGTACGACGGCTACACGGCCGAGGCGCGCGCCGGCGAGCTGCTGCTGGGCGCGGGCGTGTCGATCGACCTGCACCAGGGCCCGATGAGCGCCGTGGCGCCGGGCTGGAAGCTGCGCGTGCTGCTGGCGCAGGCGCTGTTCTCCAATCCCGACATCCTGCTGCTGGACGAACCGACCAACAACCTGGACATCCACACGATCCGCTGGCTGGAAGATGTGCTGAACCAGCGCGACTCGACGATGATCATCATCTCGCACGATCGCCACTTCCTGAACCAGGTCTGCACCCACGTGGCCGACATGGACTACGGCACGCTGAAGATCTATCCGGGCAACTACGACGACTACATGCTGGCCTCGACGCAGGCGCGCAACCAGCAGCTGGCCAACAATGCCAAGGCCAAGGAAAAGGTCGCCGAGCTGCAGGACTTCGTGCGCCGCTTCTCGGCCAACAAATCGAAGGCACGCCAGGCCACCTCGCGCGCCAAGATGATCGAGAAGATCAAGGTGGAGGACATCAAGCCGTCCTCGCGTGCCTATCCGTTCGTGCGCTTCGAGGGCGAGAAGAAGCTGCACCGCCTGGCCGTCGAGGTCGATTCGATCTCGAAGACCTACGACAAGACGCTGTTCAAGAACTTCTCGATGCTGGTCGAGGCGGGCGAGCGCATCGCCATCATCGGTGCCAACGGCGCCGGTAAAACCACCATGCTGCGCTGCATCGCCGGCGAGATCGCCAAGCTGCAGCCGGACACCGGTTTCGTGAAGTGGGCGGAAAACGCCAACGTCGGCTACATGCCGCAGGACCCGACCGAGGAATTCGCCACCGACGCCACCCTGACCGACTGGATGGGCATGTGGACGAAAGAGGGCGACGACGACCAGGCCGTGCGCTCGATCCTGGGCCGCCTGCTGTTCGGCGGCGACGAGGTGAAGAAGTCCGTGCGCGTGCTGTCCGGCGGCGAGAAGGGCAGGATGATGTATGGCAAGCTGATGCTGGGCCGTCACAACGTGCTGCTGCTGGACGAGCCGACCAACCACATGGACATGGAATCGATCGAGTCGCTCAACATCGCGCTGGACAAGTACGCCGGCACCCTGATCTTCGTCTCGCACGACCGCGAGTTCGTGTCGTCGCTGGCGAACCGCATCATCGAGATCAAGGAAAACGAGGTCGTCGACTTCCGCGGCAACTATGAAGAGTATCTGACCAGCCAGGGTATCGATTAA